The segment ACCGAGGTGCCCGTCATACCGCGCAATCTCACGGGAAAGAAATTGGAGCTACCGGTGAAACGGATCCTGCAGGGGGTGCCGCTCGACCAGGTCGCCAGCCGGGACGCACTGGCCGACCCGACTTCGCTGGACGCCTTCGTCGCCCTGGCAGAGGCGCGCTCGGCGGCGGCGTCGTGAGGATCACCGTGCGTACGGTCGCCGTCGTCGGTGCCGGAGCCATCGGTGCGAGCTGGGCGGCACTCGCCCTCCACCAGGGGTATGACGTCATCGCCGCCGACCCGGCCGCCTCCGCGGAGATCACGCTGCGGGCCACGGTCGACCGCCAGTTGCGGGAGTTGCAGCGCATTCATGGCGAAAACATGTGCGGTCAGCTGACATTCACCACTGACATCGAGTCTGCCGCCGCCCGCGCGGACCTGGTGCTGGAGGGCGGTCCGGAGCGGCTGGACGTCAAACGCGAGTTGTTCGCGCGGCTGGACTCGGCGGCCGACGCCGACGTGCTGCTGTGCAGCAGTTCGTCCGGACTTCCGCCGTCGTCCTTCCAGGATGCGTGCACCGAGCACCCCGAACGCGTGCTCGTCACGCATCCGTTCAACCCGCCGCACCTGATGCCGCTGGTCGAGGTCGTCGGCGGTCGGCAGACCAGCGACGCCGCCGTCGAGGCCGCGATGACAGTGATGCGAAGCCTGGACAAGCAGCCGATCCGGCTGCGCCGCGAGCTGCCCGGCCACGTCGCCAACCGCCTGCAGGCCGCCCTCTGGCGAGAGGCGTACTCCCTTGTCGACTCCGGTGCACTGTCGCTGGCCGATATCGACACCGCGATCTCGGCCGGGCCCGGCCTGCGCTGGGCGCTGCTGGGACCCTTTGTGACGCAGCATCTTTCGGGTGGTCCAGGCGGCATCGAACACGTGCTGGAACACCTCGGCCCGCCGATGGTGGAGTGGTGGGACGACCTCGGCCATCCACAGCTGTCGCCTGAGCTG is part of the Rudaeicoccus suwonensis genome and harbors:
- a CDS encoding 3-hydroxyacyl-CoA dehydrogenase NAD-binding domain-containing protein, translating into MRTVAVVGAGAIGASWAALALHQGYDVIAADPAASAEITLRATVDRQLRELQRIHGENMCGQLTFTTDIESAAARADLVLEGGPERLDVKRELFARLDSAADADVLLCSSSSGLPPSSFQDACTEHPERVLVTHPFNPPHLMPLVEVVGGRQTSDAAVEAAMTVMRSLDKQPIRLRRELPGHVANRLQAALWREAYSLVDSGALSLADIDTAISAGPGLRWALLGPFVTQHLSGGPGGIEHVLEHLGPPMVEWWDDLGHPQLSPELVAAIVDGVDAELAGVDTEQLVTRRDAALSDLLALKARHHLIDLQPTPEGNDA